A window of Bactrocera dorsalis isolate Fly_Bdor chromosome 4, ASM2337382v1, whole genome shotgun sequence genomic DNA:
ATCAGCATCCACAAGTCTGGCTACTATTACTGCTGCAGTCTGAAATGCTGGAAGTCCCCAAGCTACAAAGCTTGCCAAATTGCTTTGCATTATAGTCAAATTGACATTACGTTTGTCACTACTTGTTAAACGCCTTCTTCTGAGTTCACATTGATTCACGTCAGTACATGTACCTGAATTGCTTGCGGACAAAGATATCAAATCTTCTGGGTTGATACGACGCACATCGCGATGCCATGTCAGGCAAAGTATTGCCCACCTTTAATGGAATCTTTTTGTTATTAGagattatcaaaaatatatcaaattatcTTACCAAGCACATGAagacataaaaaaatagtatctAAGCAAGAATGTTGTTGCACATGGAGCATTCGAAAGCCCATCAACCAGCAAAAGAAGGACATTAGGGAGTTGGGGATCATATCCACAGGATGCTGCTGTTCTACCCACTATAAAGCGAACAGTCCACCCCAAGGCAACCATGAAATGGCACCACACAAAAGGGGTAAGTACGCTTATCcacttttgattatttttcctCTTTGAATTATCATTCAAAATGAGACTCAAAGTTGCAATCAATGCCATGAAAACCTCAGCGTATGTCCATGTGGCGACCCATAGCTCTGCCAAATGCTTATCATGTGGACCAAATAATACGTCAGCTTCGCATAAAGGAGCACACCTCCCATACCGAtaaagttttacatacatatgcgattTAGATAAGCCAGGGCATTCCAATATTACTGAGGACGAAGCCGCTTTGTTTATTACCGTTCCAGGAAAGTTCTCCTTTTCtcttatatttgtttgtgtctCACCTGGACCTTCAATACACATTGTTTCATGATTATTTTCTTTTGGGAACCTATTACAGTCCAGCGCTGGCGGCCACGGAAACCCAAACCCTTGTAAAACTGGATGACACCGCATTCTAACGCTCTCACACAAGTTTCTGCATGGCCCAATGGGAAGAGGGACTTTCGGCGTACATAACGGAACATAGGCAgcgcataaaaataatttcagttgagtactacatacatattcaatAAGGGGAGCAAAGGTTTGTAAAGTATATTCTACGTCAGATTGAAGTTCATGGCCAACTAAGTTAGGCATAGACGTTTCGTTATAACCAATGCCGCGACACATATCAATCCGGATTGGTTCACATTGTCGTAAAGCAATAGATTCGCCGCTTGTTGAACAATAAATTAGACCAATAATAATTAGGTATTTCCAAGAGCGCAATATATCAgacattataaattttaaccAAGGAAAATTATATTAGTCTGTTGACATCATGTGAATCCAGCAAATTGgggaacaaaagtgaatttttattcATAAGTATAAGtacgtttgtatatatgtaaaaatgctCCCACGGCTtcaatttgtatgtttgtaaaatatgtattctTTTTAATGAATGCGAATATTCATAATTGTTCACAATAACTTTTCCTTTCAGACACAAACTTTATTGGTAACTAAACAAttgatataattaaaaatatgtatattaaaccaAATTCTAAAAACTGCTTAAAATTTGTGTATTCTCAATACTATATTCGATATAATTTAATCGATTATACTTTGATTGCCAAATTATGGCGTAAGGATGATAAAAGATAAACGAATCGGCGATAAATTATCGGAATAAACTGGTTAGCGAAATTCGTAGTTGCCAGAATTAGCGAGTGGCgaagttttttttaaactgtcGGTGAACATAGATTTATAGGCGCACGGGCTGGGGCGTAAATTGTAAAAACCTAGCAATACGCAGTAAGCTCCACTGCTATGTAGCTCGGAAGAACTTTCAACAGTGAGGTGAACAGAGTTGAGCActgaatgaaaattattttcagaaacatacattgctattacagacgtattttgttttaaatttctatgggggtattctcttgctcttgcaaaacccggtgcacggtgcaagaattgcagatttacaacggcacaacaacaaacacacgcagaaaaatatttgcaagagctgtaaaatatgtcagaccaaaacccaagtatatttgcgtgcaatgtcacgcaaaaataaaattgcaaccctgttgtagttgccattttacataaagacatattacgtcgttaaattgttgagagaggtaaattttaattagattttataatttctatttgaagtatacagttttgttacagttttttttgttaaaaatgtatgcagaaggtgcgccaattcacaatagccatgcacaatagtcatttacaataaattgactgaatcagtcactcatatatcactagattctgcaatgggtgctctcgtgtccttgtatatttcggtgtagtatttttgcaatctgcaatcttgcaagagcaagagaataccccttatatgtttatttgcaaacatatttattgaattaaaaatggttatgcaaatttttattaatgctTGCATTctaatcaaattattaaattttcaaagtataaGACTCAAAGTAAGAGTGCGAGTGAGCTTAAAGATTTCTCATGTtggataataatataataaaaataatataatatgtataaatatatactatgtgtatactacatacataaaatacTATAAGAACATTCATactttggaggatggagtcatatgtagaagttcaagcaagggaggaaaattctctgatcgccaatcacttgggagtagccagaaacgattcttttacatatggctcacgCAGCTGACGACTTCCGGTTTTTGAagaagtatcctctgggtagcctaagaacatccgtttgaaggcgagctaaagtgaggtTGTACGCTGGGGTTGGGACTCGCCACCTAAAAAAACGACCGGCATCAACTGCCTGGGATGCGGGACCCCCTTTTAATGacaaccatggcaaacgaaataaggactgcGATTTGAGGGTATATACCTGGAACGTCCGTTcgcttaattgggaaggtgccgatGCCCAGCCGGTTGGTGTGGGATttgcaagtttggtgtgggtttcgtggtgggagaaagaTTTCGTCGCCGActactgtcattcaccccggtacataaacgtctagccacaatccgcatcaaagcgaagctCTTCAACAAATTGCTGATTTGGGCCACGCCGCAACGgaaaagaaggacgatgtgatcaaagatgccttctatgagcacttggagcgcacctatcaGATCTGCCTCCGcaaggttgtcaaaaaagtattAGGCGACTTTAATGCCAGGATGGGCAAGGAAGTTACCTTTTGggggtaaattcagcctccacgacgaaacattcCCAACTGTGTTGTagctgatcgacttcgtcgCGGCCTAAATATGGTTATTTAtaatactagattccagcaaaagaaaattcatcaagctaccttcTTTGGATCGAAAAGACTCCAACAAGATCGATCATggtgtgatagacggaagacacgtctccagtgttccaGACGTGCGTACTTTCCGAGGTCCTAACAACAACTCGGACTTCTATCTTGCTGCAGCCAAGATTCCCATCCGCCTCTATGCAGCAAAAAGcacgacgtcgagaagctgcaataacagcagatagccgaacgattttctactcggcttgcactcctgctctctgagagcactcgtcaacaactcggtataagggttctgtgggacggcatttcaagcatCTTACCTGAGAACacctggtacgacgaggagttccgtgtcgcagcggagagaaaacaggctatttttttatagtagggggaagcatcaaaagccggagtgcggaactttaatccgctaagcctaacctactcccaactcaagacacTCGCACGGAACCACCAGAaaaggtattacttcatgggagtgacaagacattttacgtctcctctataacctactcccaactcaagacactcccacggaaccaccagaaaaggtattacttcatgggagtgactagacattttacgtctcctCTATAACACGGACGGACTAACGCCTACTCTGCTGTAACTGTCTTAATGTAGTCATGATGAAAGTTGCCGCTTCGCGAACAGCTATCCACTTGtcagaggactgacacataaatgcagtcaaatttttcACCGTTAGGCTACCACCTAGTGCAGTTTCTACCTTTTCCCTCGTATTTCGAAACCGAGGACAATGgaaaaacacgtgttcagaATCTTCCATGGACTCCGTacacatcgaacaatacggactgacGTCATTTTGAAAATGGTATAGGTAGCCtctgaagcacccatgcccgcttaatatttgagtcaggtggaaatccaggtccccatgtcgtctacttatccacgtatggatgtcaggtataagtctgtgggtccaccgtcctttcgttgaggtttgccaccgttgctgccatatagctatgctcttctttctctcttctctcttttcggtttctgtaattggcgctgatagctcatataatcttgtgagctcgtcaccctggatgtctatTGGTGGCATACTAGCTAGTACTT
This region includes:
- the LOC105229166 gene encoding frizzled-4; this translates as MSDILRSWKYLIIIGLIYCSTSGESIALRQCEPIRIDMCRGIGYNETSMPNLVGHELQSDVEYTLQTFAPLIEYVCSTQLKLFLCAAYVPLCTPKVPLPIGPCRNLCESVRMRCHPVLQGFGFPWPPALDCNRFPKENNHETMCIEGPGETQTNIREKENFPGTVINKAASSSVILECPGLSKSHMYVKLYRYGRCAPLCEADVLFGPHDKHLAELWVATWTYAEVFMALIATLSLILNDNSKRKNNQKWISVLTPFVWCHFMVALGWTVRFIVGRTAASCGYDPQLPNVLLLLVDGLSNAPCATTFLLRYYFFMSSCAWWAILCLTWHRDVRRINPEDLISLSASNSGTCTDVNQCELRRRRLTSSDKRNVNLTIMQSNLASFVAWGLPAFQTAAVIVARLVDADELIGACFVGNQSDRALQILVATPLFCYWIFGSMNLGSGYLVYRRYKALLKNPPTPMVKQELEAKCPSYEFGTFLFIYCIPCAFLLISVIYEFANIDIWLNIPPYFVATEGFTTPMWPFMARAFMEITLGIICFAWVIGPKISILYKQQLELRNSQGSNRNKNYNCRTSYQSVRSPVNLYSQQRVPGSISMNQISKYSHNKIITQKFHNSNHLHKNRYQIRPQQIYLECHGDETIL